The Agromyces sp. G08B096 DNA window GCCTGGCTCGTGTGGACGGCCATCCAGCAGGTGCGCGGCGACCATGAAGACGAGGACTCCGAGACGTTCGTCGTCCGGATGCTCCGCAAGCGCGTCAGCCTCACCGACGAGTACGACGGGGTGAAGCTTCGCACCACGATCGACGGCAAGCGGTTCTTCACGCCGATGCTCATCGTCTTCGTCGCGATCGGCACCACCGACCTGCTGTTCGCGCTCGACTCGATCCCCGCGATCTTCGGCATCACGCAGAGCCCGTTCATCGTGTTCACGGCCAACGTGTTCGCCCTCATGGGTCTCCGCCAGCTCTACTTCCTCCTCGGCGGCCTACTCGAGCGCCTGGAGTACCTGAAGTACGGCATCGCGTTCATCCTGGCGTTCATCGGGGTGAAGCTCGTGCTGCACGCCATGCACGTGAACGAGCTGCCGTTCATCAACAACGGCGAGCACATCGAGTGGGCGCCCGAGATCTCGACGTGGATGTCCCTCGGCGTCATCCTCGCCGCGATGGCGGTGGCGACGATCGCGAGCCTCATCAAGGCGCGCCGCGACTCGCGTCAGCGCGGCCACAAGCTGATGGACGAGGTGCCGCACTTCACCGACGACGCGTCGTCGCGCGAGGGCTGAACGCCGGCCTCCGGCTTGCTAGCGTTGTCAACCGGCCCCGGTGCGGGGCCCGGGCGGCTGCCCGTGAACGGATGCATCGAGGTGGGACGTGTCTGCTGACGGCAAGGAGACGGTCGCGTACGCGGGCAGCGCCGAGGCGGGCGCCGCGGACGCGGTCGTCGCGCACAGTGCGGCGACCGACGTCGGCCGGGTGCGGCAGGTGAATGAAGACTCCTACCTCGCCGACGCCCCCGTCTACCTGGTCGCCGACGGCATGGGCGGGCACGCGCGAGGCGACGCCGCGAGCCGCGCGGTCGTCGAGACGTTCCGCCGTCACCTGACCGCGGGAACGGCGTCCACACCCGAGCAGGTGCTCGACGCGATCCACTCGGCGAACGACGCGGTGCGGGCGCTGAGCGATGCGGGCGACGAAGGGGTGGCGGTCGCCGGCACCACCCTCGCGGGCGTCGCGCTGGTCGACGCGGGCGCCGGCCAGGGCCTGAAGTGGATGGCGTTCAACGTCGGCGACTCGCGCGTGTACTCCTGGGACGGCCGCCGGCTCCGGCAGGTGAGCGTCGACCACTCCGCGGTGCAGGAGCTCGTCGACGCCGGGCTCATCGACCCGGCGGACGCCGAGCGGCACCCGGAGCGGAACGTCATCACGCGCGCACTCGGCGCCGACGAGTACGCCGAGCCCGACGTCTGGATCCTGCCCGCCACCGGGCGCCAGGCCTTCCTGCTGTGCTCCGACGGCCTGACCAAGGAAGTCGACGTCGACGAGCTCGCGCATATCCTCGCCGAGGGCGGACGCGCCGATGAATTGCTCGCCGCGGCGCTCGAACGGGGCGGTCGCGACAACGTGACGGTCGTCGTCGTGGAGTCGGAGATCGGCCGTCCTGAGGATGTCGACGACGAGACCACACGCGATCGGGCCGACGCGGAGGCCGATCCCGAGCAGACCCTGCCGCGCGACGGAGGTGCCGCATGACGGTGTACGTGCCCGATCCGACCGGGAAGTGGGTCGCCGTCGTGCGTGCCGGACGCGTGCTCGCCGGCCAGGCCGACGTGTTCGGTCAGCCGGAGTACTGGGAGGCGGTCGCGACCACCGACCCGGTGGCGACGGTCCTCGGTCTCGTGACCCGCGCCGGGCTCGCCGACGCCCCGCCCTTCGCGCTCGCGGTGCCTGCCGGCGACGGCGAGGTGCGGATCGTCGTGCGCGGCGGGTTCCGCGTGCGCTGCGGCGACGAGGTCGTGAGCGGCGCGCGGGTGTCGACCTGGACCGAACGCATCGTCGCCGCCGACGGCCTCGAGATCCTGGCGCCCTTCGCGCGCACGGGCGGCACGCACGCGTGGCCGGCCGAGGAGGCCGTCGTCGCGGCATCCGCGGTGCGTCTCGGCGAGGCGCTCGCGTCTGCCGGCGATGCGGATGCCTCGGCCGAGGCATCGACGTCAGGGGTCGTCGCTCCGGCGACGGACGCCGTGCCCCTGGGCGATGCCGGCACGGGAACCGGCGTCGCGCCCGCCGACGGCCGACCCGCCGACGAGGCGGCGGCCGACGAGACCGCGACCGACGAGGCGACGGTCGTGCAGGCGCCGAGCGGCCCGCCCGCACCGCCCGCACCCGCCTCGCCGCCCGCACCGCGGGTGGCGTCGGAGGCGACGGTCATCCCCGAGCAGACGATCGCGCCGGCCGACGAGCCCGTGGTCGACGACGAGGTCGAAGACCGCACGATCGTCGTGCCGCGTCCCACGGCGCTCACCGCCTCGGGCCCCGACGACGCGGAGGACGGCACCATCGCCCTCGATGCGATCCAGCGGTTGAAGCGCGAGCGGGCCCGTGGCGGCGACCGCGCGGCCGGCGAGGCCGCCGCTCCTGCGCCGAGCCTCCGCCTCGCGCTGCCCGGTGAGACGAGCGAGCCGCTCACCGGCGAGATCGTGCTCGGGCGCTCGCCCGGCGTCGGCCGAACGGTCGGCGGGCGCCTGCCGCGGCTCGTGACCATCGGCGCCGGCGACCCCGACATCTCGCGCAGCCACGTCAAGGTCGGTCTGCACGGCGGCACCGTGGTCGTCACCGACCTGAACTCCCGCAACGGCACCACGGTGATCCAGCCGGGCCGCGCGCCCGTTCGCCTGCGTGCCGGCGAGGAGACCCCCGTGCTCGTCGGCACCGTGATCGACCTCGGCGGCGGCTGGGCCGTCACCGTGGAGGGCGACTGACATGCGTCGCGCCTCCGCGCCACCTCCCGAGCTGCCGGGATACCGCCATGTGAGCCTGCTCGGCTCCGGCGGCTTCGCCGACGTGTTCCTCTACGAGCAGCGCCTGCCCCGCCGCCAGGTGGCGGTGAAGGTGCTGCTCGCCGACGACCTCACCCGTGACACCCGGGCGCAGTTCGTCGCCGAGGCGAACCTCATGGCCCAGCTGTCGGCGCATCCGTACATCGTCACGATCTTCCACGCCGACGTCTCGGCCGACGGCCGGCCGTACTTCGTGATGGAGTACTGCCCGGGGCCCAGCCTCGCAGCACAGCTGAAGCAGGCGCCGTTCGGCGCCGAGCAGGCGCTCCGCACCGGCATCCGCATCGCGGGCGCGGTCGCGACCGCGCACAGCGCCGGCATCCTGCACCGCGACATCAAGCCCGCGAACGTGCTGACCAACGCCTACGGATGGCCCGCCCTCACCGACTTCGGCATCTCGAGCAATCTCGAGGGCGAGCTGCCGATGCACACCATGACGTTCACGCGCGGCGGCGGCGATTCGACCGGGACGGGTCAGTCGGCGGTCGGCATGAGCGTGCCGTGGTCGCCGCCCGAGCTGTTCGACGACGAGGCCCGGGCGGACGTCCGCAGCGACGTCTTCTCGCTCGCCGCGACGGTGCACACCCTGCTTGCCGGTCGCAGCCCCTTCGAGGTGCCCGGGCGCCCGAACGGCTCGCTCGACCTCATCGGCCGGATCGAGCGGGGCGCGATCACGCCGCTGAACCGGCCCGACCTGCCGCGCAGCCTCGTCGAGGTGCTCCGGACCGGCATGGCCATGCGGCCCGAGGACCGGTACGCGAGCGCTGTCGACTTCGCCCGCGCGTTGCAGCGCGTCGAGCTGGAACTCGGGTACGCGGCCACGACGATCGAGGTGCCGAACCTCGCGGAGGCGCCCATCGAGCGCGGCGCGCCCGATGGACCCGGCGCTCCTGCCGACGCGGACGAGACCCGAGCCCGCACGGTGCAGAGCGTGCACGCCCAGGGGCCGCAGGCGGGCAGAGCGGCCGCTCCGGCCGCCGATCCCGACGCCACCAGGCATCGTGCCCCGCAGCGGATCGACGCGCAGGGCGCGTCGGCGCCCGTCGACGAGCGCACGGTCGTGCGCCGGCCGGGTGAGCGGGCCGACGAGCATCCCGGCATCACCGACGAGACGGTCGTCCGCACGAAGCCCGACCCCGCGCAGCAGCCGGCCGCGCCGGCGCCTCGTCGCCGGACGCCGGTGGGCGCGATCATCGGCGGCGTCGCCGGTGCGATCGTGCTCGCCGTGGTCGGCATCGCCGTCGCGACCTCGCTCACGACGACTCCGCCCGACGTGCCGGCGACCGAGGGCGCGGAGACCGAGGACGCGATCTCCGGCGAACAGGTGCCGGTCGCCGAGGTGGCTGCCGGCGTGAAGTCGGCCGACGGCACGAGCGCCACGTTCGCCGTCACGCACGAGGACGCCGAGGAGGGCGACCGGTACCGGTGGCGACGTGCCGACGGTATCGGCGACACGCAGGTCACCGACGGGTCCGAGATCGTCGTGACGGGCCTCGCCCCGGGCCAGTCGGTCTGCGTCGACGTGCAGGTGCAGCGCGGCACGAAGACGTCGCCCGAGCAGCGGGGATGCACGCCATGACCCCGCTGAAAGTGGAGTTCTGCGGCGAGTGGTACACCGTCGACCCCGACCGCCCGTTCGGCATCGGCCGCGAGTCCGACCTCGTCATCGACGAGAACCCGTACCTGCACCGCACCTTCCTCACTCTCAGGGCCGAGCACGGGCTCTGGTGGCTGCACAACGTGGGCCAGCTGCTGTCGGCGACCGTCTCCGACGCCACCGGGGGAGTGCAGGCCTGGCTCGCCCCGGGCGCCCGCCTGCCGATCGTGTTCCAGACCATGCACGTCATGTTCAGCGCCGGGTCGACGACGTACGACTTCGCGATCCACGCCGAGACCGATCTGTATGCGACCTCGCTCACGACGACCGAGGCCGGCACGGGCACGACGATCATGCCCGTCACGTTGACGGCCGGGCAGCGGCTGCTCGTGCTCGCGCTCGCCGAGCCGGTGCTCGTCCAGCACGCCGCCGGCCGGGCCACGGTGCCCTCCTCCGCCGAGGCCGCCCAGCGCCTCGGCTGGAGCATGACGACCTTCAACCGCAAGCTCGACAACGTGTGCGAGAAGCTCGACCGCATCGGCGTGCAGGGCCTCCGCGGCGGACGCGGGAAGCTCGCGACGAACCGCCGCACCAGGCTCGTCGAGTACGCCGTCGCGACCCGGCTGGTCAGCGCCGACGACCTGCCGCTGCTCGACGCCGCGAACACTGCCGACGACGCGTCCTGACGGGCGACATGGGGAGTCCTCCCCGTTTGGGGGCCTTCCGCTCGCGTGTTAGGTTGATGCCCGCCGGGACCCGCCTGCCGCCTGCCCGGACGTATCCACGACGAACGCCGACCTGGGGAGTTGCATGAGCACGTTCGCGTCGCTCCTCCGCCGGCGCAAGCCGATCGCCACCACTGCGGCGATCGCGGTGCTCGCCGGCGTGCCCGTCACGTTCGCATTGCTGCACCAGGGCTTCCCGGTCACCGACCCCGACCTGCGGGTGCGCGACGTCTGGGTGACCAACGCGCAAGACCTCCTCGCGGGCCGGCTGAACCGGCAGATCGAGGAGCTCGACGCGGCCGTCGCGACGGCCGCGAGCGAGACCGACGTGTTCCAGCACGGCGAGGACGTCTTCCTCTACGACGCTGCGGCCGGCGCCGTCGAGCGGGTGGATGCCTCGTTCACGACGCTCGTCGAACGCATCGACGTGCCGCCCGCGTCGACCATCGCCTACGGCGGCGACGTCCTCGCGGTGCTCTCGCCCAAGGGCGAGCTGTGGACGATCGACGCGGGCGGGGAGCTCGCCTTCGACTGGCGTGGCACCGACCCCGTCGCCGAGGTCGACGGCGAGGGCGACCTCGCGGTCAGCAGCGAGGGCACGGTGTTCGCCAGCTCGCCCGATGACGGCGTGGTGCTGAAGCTCGTCCGCGGAGCGGACGAGACCGAGCCCGTCGAGGTCGGCAAGCTCGGCCGGCACGAGCTCGCCGCGGTCGGCGAGCAGCCCGTCGTGCTCGACTTCGACGCCGACGCGCTGCGCGTGGGCGACCGTCGCATCGAGCTGCCCGAGGCGGCGCTCCGACTGCAGCAGTCCGGGCCGGAGGCATCCACCGCCGTCGTCGCGACGGCCACCGGGCTGCTCGAGGTGCCGCTCGGCGGCGGCGACATCCGCGAGATCCCGCACGACGGCGTCGCGGGCGCCGATGAGGACGCCGAGAGCGTCGCCGCACCTGTCCGGCTCGGCGACTGCCTGCACGGGGCCTGGGCCGAGGCCGGCCGCTACCTCGCGGCCTGCGAGGGGCAGGAGCCTCGCGGCGTCGACCTCGAGCAGTCGACCGTCGGCGGGCGGCTCGAGTTCCGCGTGAACCGCGACGTGATCGTGCTGAACAACCTCGCCAACGGCGACGCCTGGCTCGTCGACTCCGACCTGCGTCTCGTCGACAACTGGGAGGAGGTGACGCCGCCGGAGGAGACCGAGGAGCTCGAGG harbors:
- a CDS encoding protein phosphatase 2C domain-containing protein → MSADGKETVAYAGSAEAGAADAVVAHSAATDVGRVRQVNEDSYLADAPVYLVADGMGGHARGDAASRAVVETFRRHLTAGTASTPEQVLDAIHSANDAVRALSDAGDEGVAVAGTTLAGVALVDAGAGQGLKWMAFNVGDSRVYSWDGRRLRQVSVDHSAVQELVDAGLIDPADAERHPERNVITRALGADEYAEPDVWILPATGRQAFLLCSDGLTKEVDVDELAHILAEGGRADELLAAALERGGRDNVTVVVVESEIGRPEDVDDETTRDRADAEADPEQTLPRDGGAA
- a CDS encoding TerC family protein, encoding MLLELPAWFEIGSLIVLTLILVGDLLLVLKRPHVPSFKESTLWVVFYVVLALIFAGLMFLLGDAEHGGQFLAGWLTEYSLSIDNLFVFVIIMARFSVPRKLQQEVLMVGIIIALVLRGIFILLGASLIENFSWIFYIFGAWLVWTAIQQVRGDHEDEDSETFVVRMLRKRVSLTDEYDGVKLRTTIDGKRFFTPMLIVFVAIGTTDLLFALDSIPAIFGITQSPFIVFTANVFALMGLRQLYFLLGGLLERLEYLKYGIAFILAFIGVKLVLHAMHVNELPFINNGEHIEWAPEISTWMSLGVILAAMAVATIASLIKARRDSRQRGHKLMDEVPHFTDDASSREG
- a CDS encoding serine/threonine-protein kinase, yielding MRRASAPPPELPGYRHVSLLGSGGFADVFLYEQRLPRRQVAVKVLLADDLTRDTRAQFVAEANLMAQLSAHPYIVTIFHADVSADGRPYFVMEYCPGPSLAAQLKQAPFGAEQALRTGIRIAGAVATAHSAGILHRDIKPANVLTNAYGWPALTDFGISSNLEGELPMHTMTFTRGGGDSTGTGQSAVGMSVPWSPPELFDDEARADVRSDVFSLAATVHTLLAGRSPFEVPGRPNGSLDLIGRIERGAITPLNRPDLPRSLVEVLRTGMAMRPEDRYASAVDFARALQRVELELGYAATTIEVPNLAEAPIERGAPDGPGAPADADETRARTVQSVHAQGPQAGRAAAPAADPDATRHRAPQRIDAQGASAPVDERTVVRRPGERADEHPGITDETVVRTKPDPAQQPAAPAPRRRTPVGAIIGGVAGAIVLAVVGIAVATSLTTTPPDVPATEGAETEDAISGEQVPVAEVAAGVKSADGTSATFAVTHEDAEEGDRYRWRRADGIGDTQVTDGSEIVVTGLAPGQSVCVDVQVQRGTKTSPEQRGCTP
- a CDS encoding FHA domain-containing protein; the encoded protein is MTVYVPDPTGKWVAVVRAGRVLAGQADVFGQPEYWEAVATTDPVATVLGLVTRAGLADAPPFALAVPAGDGEVRIVVRGGFRVRCGDEVVSGARVSTWTERIVAADGLEILAPFARTGGTHAWPAEEAVVAASAVRLGEALASAGDADASAEASTSGVVAPATDAVPLGDAGTGTGVAPADGRPADEAAADETATDEATVVQAPSGPPAPPAPASPPAPRVASEATVIPEQTIAPADEPVVDDEVEDRTIVVPRPTALTASGPDDAEDGTIALDAIQRLKRERARGGDRAAGEAAAPAPSLRLALPGETSEPLTGEIVLGRSPGVGRTVGGRLPRLVTIGAGDPDISRSHVKVGLHGGTVVVTDLNSRNGTTVIQPGRAPVRLRAGEETPVLVGTVIDLGGGWAVTVEGD